One Oncorhynchus clarkii lewisi isolate Uvic-CL-2024 unplaced genomic scaffold, UVic_Ocla_1.0 unplaced_contig_7709_pilon_pilon, whole genome shotgun sequence DNA segment encodes these proteins:
- the LOC139396683 gene encoding DNA replication licensing factor MCM3-like isoform X2 gives MPEKAPAGQLPRSVDIILDNDLVDVVKPGDRVQVIGTYRCLPGKMGGYTSGTFRTIMIACQVKQMSKEVSPYFSADDVSKIKLFSKSKMDVFDQLSRSLAPSIHGHEYIKKAILCMLLGGVEKVLENGSRIRGDINVLLIGDPSVAKSQLLRYVLHTAPRAIPTTGRGSSGVGLTAAVTTDQETGERRLEAGAMVLGDRGVVCIDEFDKMSDMDRTAIHEVMEQGRVTIAKAGIHARLNARCSVLAAANPVYGRYDQYKTPMENIGLQDSLLSRFDLLFIMLDHMDAEQDREISDHVLRMHRYRDPREQDGTAMAFGGSVDILATEDPDSFQEEQEELQVYEKHNNLLHGTKRRREKIVSKEFMRKYIHIAKVLTPTLTQEAANHIAEEYSRLRSQEQLGADISRTSPVTARTLETLIRLSSAHAKARMSKAVELEDSEVAVELVQFAYFKKVLEKEKKRGRKEQESDSEEEETTQRTPRSEKKRSRRGSQSSEAYDPYDFAGEKDIPEIQAGTPKPAEEEPMDAPVPPSQDGQTDERTEVSADRLKEFKSSLLEVFRSAHAQSVGINSLMESVNKDRDAPFALTEVRAALARMQDDNQIMLADDIIFLI, from the exons ATGCCAGAGAAGGCTCCTGCCGGTCAGCTTCCCCGCTCGGTGGACATCATACTGGACAATGATCTGGTGGACGTGGTCAAGCCAGGAGACAGAGTCCAGGTGATCGGAACCTACCGATGTCTGCCTGGCAAGATGGGGGGATACACCTCTGGGACCTTTAG GACCATCATGATAGCCTGTCAGGTGAAACAGATGAGTAAAGAAGTGTCTCCCTACTTCTCAGCGGACGACGTCTCCAAGATCAAACTCTTCAGCAAGTCAAAGATG GATGTGTTTGACCAGCTGTCCCGCTCCTTAGCCCCCAGTATCCACGGTCACGAATACATTAAGAAGGCCATCCTGTGTATGTTgctgggaggagtggagaaggttCTGGAGAATGGGTCACGGATCAGAGGAGACATCAATGTACTGCTCATAG GTGATCCGTCGGTGGCTAAGTCCCAGCTGCTCCGTTATGTCCTGCACACGGCACCCCGAGCCATCCCAACCACCGGCCGGGGGTCATCTGGGGTCGGCCTGACCGCTGCTGTTACCACTGACCAGGAGACTG GTGAGCGTCGTCTGGAAGCGGGGGCGATGGTTCTGGGGGACAGGGGTGTGGTCTGTATCGATGAGTTTGACAAGATGTCTGACATGGACCGTACAGCCATCCACGAGGTGATGGAGCAGGGTCGTGTCACCATCGCCAAGGCCGGTATCCATGCCAGGCTCAACGCCCGCTGCTCTGTGCTGGCAGCTGCCAACCCCGTCTACGGGAGG tacGATCAGTATAAGACTCCTATGGAGAACATTGGTCTGCAGGACTCTCTGCTGTCTCGGTTTGACCTGCTCTTCATCATGTTGGACCACATGGATgcagagcaggacagagagaTTTCAGACCACGTCCTCAGGATGCATCGATACAGAGACCCCCGCGAACAGGACGGGACAG cgaTGGCCTTCGGTGGGTCAGTTGACATCCTGGCCACTGAGGATCCTGACTCGTTTCAGGAAGAGCAGGAGGAACTGCAGGTCTACGAGAAACACAACAACCTGCTACACGGCACCAAGAGACGCAG AGAGAAGATCGTGAGTAAGGAGTTCATGAGGAAGTACATCCACATCGCCAAGGTGTTGACCCCTACGTTGACCCAGGAAGCAGCCAATCACATTGCGGAAGAGTACTCCAGGCTGAGAAGCCAGGAACAGCTGGGAGCCGATATTTCCAGA ACGTCCCCAGTAACTGCCCGTACTCTGGAGACCCTGATCCGTCTGTCTTCGGCCCACGCTAAAGCCCGCATGAGTAAGGCTGTGGAGCTGGAGGACTCGGAGGTCGCTGTGGAGCTGGTCCAGTTCGCTTACTTCAAAAAG GTtctggagaaggagaagaagagggggaggaaggagcaGGAGTCTGACTCAGAGGAGGAAGAGACGACACAGCGTACCCCTCGCTCAGAGAAGAAGAG gAGTCGCCGTGGTTCCCAGAGCAGCGAGGCCTACGACCCGTATGACTTTGCTGGAGAGAAGGACATCCCTGAGA TCCAGGCTGGCACGCCCAAACCGGCAGAGGAGGAGCCTATGGATGCCCCTGTCCCACCAAGCCAGGACGGACAGACTGACGAACGGACAGAGGTGTCTGCAGACAG gCTGAAGGAGTTTAAGTCCTCCCTCCTGGAGGTGTTCCGTTCTGCACACGCTCAGTCCGTCGGTATCAACTCTCTGATGGAGAGTGTCAACAAGGACAGAGATGCCCCCTTCGCCCTGACAGAGGTCCGGGCCGCCCTCGCCCGCATGCAGGACGACAACCAGATCATGTTGGCCGACGACATCATCTTCCTCATCTAA
- the LOC139396683 gene encoding zygotic DNA replication licensing factor mcm3-like isoform X1: MAADSVDDREMREAQREYLDFLDDDQDQGVYQSKVRDMVSENKNRLIVNINDLRRRNDVRATRLMTNAFEELLAFQRALKDLVASVDATYAKQYEEFFVGLEGSFGNKHVSPRTLTSRLLGSMICVEGIVTKCSLVRPKVVRSVHYCPATKKTMERKYTDMTSLDAFPSSAIYPTKDEENNPLETEFGLSVYKDHQTITVQEMPEKAPAGQLPRSVDIILDNDLVDVVKPGDRVQVIGTYRCLPGKMGGYTSGTFRTIMIACQVKQMSKEVSPYFSADDVSKIKLFSKSKMDVFDQLSRSLAPSIHGHEYIKKAILCMLLGGVEKVLENGSRIRGDINVLLIGDPSVAKSQLLRYVLHTAPRAIPTTGRGSSGVGLTAAVTTDQETGERRLEAGAMVLGDRGVVCIDEFDKMSDMDRTAIHEVMEQGRVTIAKAGIHARLNARCSVLAAANPVYGRYDQYKTPMENIGLQDSLLSRFDLLFIMLDHMDAEQDREISDHVLRMHRYRDPREQDGTAMAFGGSVDILATEDPDSFQEEQEELQVYEKHNNLLHGTKRRREKIVSKEFMRKYIHIAKVLTPTLTQEAANHIAEEYSRLRSQEQLGADISRTSPVTARTLETLIRLSSAHAKARMSKAVELEDSEVAVELVQFAYFKKVLEKEKKRGRKEQESDSEEEETTQRTPRSEKKRSRRGSQSSEAYDPYDFAGEKDIPEIQAGTPKPAEEEPMDAPVPPSQDGQTDERTEVSADRLKEFKSSLLEVFRSAHAQSVGINSLMESVNKDRDAPFALTEVRAALARMQDDNQIMLADDIIFLI, from the exons ATGGCGGCTGATTCTGTGGACGATCGGGAGAtgagagaagcacagagagaataTCTGGACTTCTTAGATGACGAT CAAGACCAGGGGGTCTACCAGAGCAAGGTACGGGACATGGTCAGCGAGAACAAGAACCGCCTCATCGTGAACATCAACGACCTGAGGCGACGCAACGACGTGCGGgctaccag GTTGATGACTAATGCGTTTGAAGAGCTGCTGGCGTTCCAGCGGGCTCTGAAGGACCTTGTGGCGTCTGTAGATGCTACGTACGCCAAGCAGTACGAGGAGTTCTTCGTTGGTCTGGAGGGAAGTTTTGGGAACAAGCATGTCTCCCCCCGAACCCTCACCTCTCGTCTGCTGGGCAGCATGATCTGTGTGGAGGGCATCGTCACCAAGT GTTCTCTGGTCCGTCCAAAAGTAGTGCGTAGTGTCCACTACTGTCCAGCCACCAAGAAGACTATGGAGCGCAAATATACTGACATGACCAGTCTGGACGCCTTCCCTTCCTCTGCTATCTACCCTAccaag gATGAGGAGAACAACCCATTGGAGACAGAGTTTGGTCTATCCGTCTACAaggaccaccagactataacagtcCAGGAGATGCCAGAGAAGGCTCCTGCCGGTCAGCTTCCCCGCTCGGTGGACATCATACTGGACAATGATCTGGTGGACGTGGTCAAGCCAGGAGACAGAGTCCAGGTGATCGGAACCTACCGATGTCTGCCTGGCAAGATGGGGGGATACACCTCTGGGACCTTTAG GACCATCATGATAGCCTGTCAGGTGAAACAGATGAGTAAAGAAGTGTCTCCCTACTTCTCAGCGGACGACGTCTCCAAGATCAAACTCTTCAGCAAGTCAAAGATG GATGTGTTTGACCAGCTGTCCCGCTCCTTAGCCCCCAGTATCCACGGTCACGAATACATTAAGAAGGCCATCCTGTGTATGTTgctgggaggagtggagaaggttCTGGAGAATGGGTCACGGATCAGAGGAGACATCAATGTACTGCTCATAG GTGATCCGTCGGTGGCTAAGTCCCAGCTGCTCCGTTATGTCCTGCACACGGCACCCCGAGCCATCCCAACCACCGGCCGGGGGTCATCTGGGGTCGGCCTGACCGCTGCTGTTACCACTGACCAGGAGACTG GTGAGCGTCGTCTGGAAGCGGGGGCGATGGTTCTGGGGGACAGGGGTGTGGTCTGTATCGATGAGTTTGACAAGATGTCTGACATGGACCGTACAGCCATCCACGAGGTGATGGAGCAGGGTCGTGTCACCATCGCCAAGGCCGGTATCCATGCCAGGCTCAACGCCCGCTGCTCTGTGCTGGCAGCTGCCAACCCCGTCTACGGGAGG tacGATCAGTATAAGACTCCTATGGAGAACATTGGTCTGCAGGACTCTCTGCTGTCTCGGTTTGACCTGCTCTTCATCATGTTGGACCACATGGATgcagagcaggacagagagaTTTCAGACCACGTCCTCAGGATGCATCGATACAGAGACCCCCGCGAACAGGACGGGACAG cgaTGGCCTTCGGTGGGTCAGTTGACATCCTGGCCACTGAGGATCCTGACTCGTTTCAGGAAGAGCAGGAGGAACTGCAGGTCTACGAGAAACACAACAACCTGCTACACGGCACCAAGAGACGCAG AGAGAAGATCGTGAGTAAGGAGTTCATGAGGAAGTACATCCACATCGCCAAGGTGTTGACCCCTACGTTGACCCAGGAAGCAGCCAATCACATTGCGGAAGAGTACTCCAGGCTGAGAAGCCAGGAACAGCTGGGAGCCGATATTTCCAGA ACGTCCCCAGTAACTGCCCGTACTCTGGAGACCCTGATCCGTCTGTCTTCGGCCCACGCTAAAGCCCGCATGAGTAAGGCTGTGGAGCTGGAGGACTCGGAGGTCGCTGTGGAGCTGGTCCAGTTCGCTTACTTCAAAAAG GTtctggagaaggagaagaagagggggaggaaggagcaGGAGTCTGACTCAGAGGAGGAAGAGACGACACAGCGTACCCCTCGCTCAGAGAAGAAGAG gAGTCGCCGTGGTTCCCAGAGCAGCGAGGCCTACGACCCGTATGACTTTGCTGGAGAGAAGGACATCCCTGAGA TCCAGGCTGGCACGCCCAAACCGGCAGAGGAGGAGCCTATGGATGCCCCTGTCCCACCAAGCCAGGACGGACAGACTGACGAACGGACAGAGGTGTCTGCAGACAG gCTGAAGGAGTTTAAGTCCTCCCTCCTGGAGGTGTTCCGTTCTGCACACGCTCAGTCCGTCGGTATCAACTCTCTGATGGAGAGTGTCAACAAGGACAGAGATGCCCCCTTCGCCCTGACAGAGGTCCGGGCCGCCCTCGCCCGCATGCAGGACGACAACCAGATCATGTTGGCCGACGACATCATCTTCCTCATCTAA